Part of the Lucilia cuprina isolate Lc7/37 chromosome 5, ASM2204524v1, whole genome shotgun sequence genome is shown below.
TGAAAACTATGCATAAAGTTCAAGTAAACAACGCTAACACACCGTTAGCGGCTGTTAGTAATAATCCATATTGAGTCATACAAAGTTGTTACCTAAAACTTAAAGATGTCCGGCCAAAAATACcgtatttaaaatgaaaaacaaaatcttttgatTTATAAGCGCATTAATACATTaagcacttttttaaatatatattttcaccAGTTTCTCGAACTTTACaatcttaaaacatatttattgacTAAATTATAAAGCTTAGCGCAGCATACACTTCGGGTTGCATGTACTTATTTCAAGCCACGGTATTCCTTGATGTGCAACAAAACCCAAGCGGGAATGACCAAAGTAGCACAGCACATACCACCGCCGAGGAtcaatttttcctaaaaaaaattaaaatttaataaatttactcaAGTATTAGCCAATTCGTAAGTTTACGTAACCTCTCAAAAAGGCATAGTCGCAAAAAAGTACAAACTTTCTCGATACTTACAGCAAAAGAAACCTTTTGAGTGGGTGGTGAAGAGATCACCGATTGGCAACGACGTTGAACGGCATTGCGGATGGCAGGAGCCAATAATTGGGCAGCGGATCTTTGGAACATTTTCACGGAGAGTTTTTTCTTGATGCTTGCTGGTCAAACGAAGAAAAATTTGTCAACTCCGAAATAGCACGATATTTTTGTTTAGGCACTACTAAAGTGCTGTCAAGTTTTtcctaatatatttttttgacatttaggaGTATGAAAACTAGACAGCACTTAATTtaggtagtttttttttaaatttacatgcttccgttaacatttttcaatttacttttatttctttagtaaactaAATGAAACTTTGCCTATTtagtaacaatttatttataaataaatttaatttgtatgtttgcacataaaaataactaatattttgttaaaaatatattgttaaatgaaatttttataaaaaatttttaaacaaaaatttaatttttattaaaatattaaacttctCTTGAAATAGTAGTTCTTATGCCACCAATAGTAGGAACCTACAGTTCCCAAAAACTTggagaatttttttaagaattttttattcatcttgctctgttttgttgttataaagaatatatttgcTTTCAAAATCGCACTTTCTGATCTCTCGGATTCCGTTCAggttcaaaaataatttatgtctaGAAAAAAAGCTTGAAAACttatatttaagataatttgagtATGCTGAATCcgggaaaaataataattttttgaatttgagTTTTTCCTAGTGAGTTATAGAAGGtcaaagttaaattaaattaaaaagtaccaccaatatttttttatgatttttttttgtaaaatgtcttCTTAAACTTCtttcaatacaatacaatttaaatctGCATATTCCGATCtcctaaaatacaatttttttggcCATTAAATGAAGCCGTTTTTTAAACGTTGTTAAAAAGCACTTTTTAAATAGGAGTCATAAGTGACAATTACTTAAAATctgatttttaaatacttttacaaaaatctacaaaatctCAATTAttaatctaaaagaaaaaaaaaataaaactaaagttaaagttaaatattatatccaaaaaatgcttaaaaacagAGTCTGTTGTAATGTCGAATAAACCACGAAAAGGGttaaaatcgttgaaaatttaaaaactaaacgtagttgaaaacttagccggcttacagtcgtttttaagccgccgccgacaTATTTAGTGTCAGTCGCCAAAgccgttaatatttgtcgaCGCAGGGCTCTGCTTCACCTTATAAAGTGCACCCTGctttgtggttaaaattttcatcaaaacgCAATTGTTGTTCATGAAAACGTAATTAACGAAaagcttaaatttttatagcaaaaattcaataaatttttgttatactgCTAAAATAAAGGTAAGGAAGTAAGcaattaaagaagaaaaatttaaataccagtagaaataaagaaaatatttttaatttctcaaGTTAATGGTGGCTgcctacaacaaaaataaacttttttccaattgtgcaaaaaatgattaaacaaaaattgtatatgaataggaaaaaaaagagaaaaatatcgACTTTGccttaaaagtttataaatatttatgtgtttgagtacatagaagaaaataaattacaaaaaaaagtttttaaacaaattgtgaaatataaaattgtttttgttattttccagTTTCCACACGTTGTGGATGCAGTCGCGCATcaacagttttgaaaaaaacaaaagcaaggCCAAAGGAATTTCAAAGGAGTTTTAAACAAGTAGCAAAACAAAAGACCTTATATCCGTTTCCTTTGTATgagcaatattttttgttgactGCGCGAATCCTTTTTgtaagtgtttgtgtgtgtgtgagttcaGTTTGTGAACAAAGACAACCAAGGACATCTTTGTTTCTTAGCAAAAGAGGAGAATAACAAGAATaacaaacaagaacaacaaccaccaccactaaaaacacaacaacataaTACAATGAGTACTGCAGCTTTAAGCACAGCTACGGCTGCTTTATCATTAGAGCCTTCAAGTTCAAGTgaagctgctgctgctgttgctgcttctTCTCCAGTCACCACCACCTCAACGTTTTTAACAAATCCGAATACTGGCGAGACTGGAGAGTTAAATGTCAATGCCTCTACTTCATCTTCAACAACTACTTCACACCTGCCTTTAAATCCCGCCATTTGTCGCTATTTTCAACGCGGTATTTGTCGTTTCGGGTCAATGTGCCGTTTTTCACATGACCTAACTGGTGGAGACATCATAAACAATCCAACGACAACGACCGCCATACCACCAGCAATGACTCATGAGCGTCCCAGTACTAGCCGTCACAATTGGGCCAATGCTCCCGTATTTATACCCAAAGCAGATCATTCTGGCGGCGAAATCTTTCCAACAACAGACAACATGGAACAACGTTCTTGGGCTGATGTGGTCGGTGCTTCGGCTTCCCGCATGGCGGGACCAATTTTAACAATGCAAGAATCTGCTTCTATCAATGAAATTTGCCCCTTCGAAGGCACTTGCCCCTATGGCATGTATTGTGCCTATGCCATACACTTAGAATTGTGTGAAATGTGTGATCAATTTTGTCTACATCCCACAGATGAAATGCAacgtaaaaaacataaaaaagaatgTCTACAACAGCATGAACAGGCTATGGAATTGTCATTTGCCATTGCACGTTCTAAAGATAAAACCTGTGGTATTTGTTTCGATACGATTATGGAAAAAGCTGGTCGAGAGAAACGTTTTGGCATACTGCCAAATTGTAATCATATCTTTTGTTTAGAATGTATACGTAAATGGCGTCAAGCTAAACAATTTGAACATAAAATTACCAGGTGAGCTAAAATATctagtgttttgtttttttgatgttttgaaATTACCAGAGAAGTATCAGAATAACTTTTTTGACTATTTAACTATTAATGTctatctgtatttttttttttaatttgttatgttttctttatCTGTTTCAGATCTTGTCCAGAATGTCGGGTTGCTTCAGATTTTGTTTGTCCTAGTGCCTTTTGGGTGGAAACAAAAGAGGAAAAGGATAAACTTTTAGGTGATTATCGTAAAGCACTTGGTATTAAAGACTGCAAGTACTTTAAAAAggtaagttttataatattatataatttcaaaaaaagtcttgttatctagactatatactagactttagtctgtagtatacactagactatatactcgaCTAGACAGGAAAGTATCGTAGGTTATAACATGGAATAAAgattatatgaaatataaattggATAAGAGTATAGACGGCAGACTGcattattgtctggactatagactagactaaaacctagactatacactagaccaaagactagactataaactacgaccatagactatagtcaaatctatagactatagtcaggactatagactatagtcaggactatagactatagtcaggactatagactatagtcaggactatagactatagtcaggactatagactatagtcaggactatagactatagtcaggactatagactatagtcaggactatagactatagtcaggactatagactataatcaggactatatactatagtcaggactatagactatagtcaggactatagactatagtcaggactatagactatagtcaggactatagactatagtcaggactatagcctgcattcaggactatagactacagtcagGACTATATACCGTAGTCAGAACTACATAACTACAGACTATTTCacaataaactaatttaaattaactttatcctcctgtataatatatattttcattgcaATTTTTAGGGTGATGGCAAATGTCCCTTtggtaataaatgtttttataaacatgctTTACCCAATGGGGAGTTAGTTAATGTTGGCTGTCCCAAAAAGGCTCGTAAATTGCATCGCAGTAATAATGAAATTATGAATTTACTTGATGTgagtatgaaatattttttctaataatttatttacacttTGTATATAAACACTTAGAACTTTGAATAAAAATGAGCTAAGTTTAAGGTtgacttttgtttaaaataatgacaATGGAGTTAGTCCTATAAATAGTAAGaacattttattatgtttttgttcttattaCCGTTTTTGTAGTCTTTAAACTTGGCTCtgttttatacccttcaccttcgtgagaagggtatatataagtttgtcattccgtttgtaatttctataatataattttccgaccctatttgtagggtatttatatatattctggatccttatagatagcggagtcgatttagccatgtccgtctgtctgtgtgtatgttgaaatcagttttcagaagaccccagatatctgcgagattcgaattttcaataattctattgaaaatacgatcgaatagaacgctatttaaaatcagtccaatcggtccataaataacgaagatatgagtaaaaatccgagaccacctctgaaaatttcatgaaaaatttacattttttgacttttctataatattgaacctagaaacattaaattagcatgtagggccttgactgggtAAGAACCTATGAAGGGGgtctttttttgtactttttcgttctacaaaaggtactttttgaattttctataatattgaacttaaaaacatgatattaagtatgtagagcccggattagtccagaacacataaaaggggacgttttggtactttttcgttcttcaaaaggtactttttgaattttctataatattgaacctagaaacatgaaatttagcatatagagtcttgactaggtaagaacctacaaaaagggactttttagtacttttccgttctaaaaaaggtacattttgaattttctataatattgaacctagaaacatgaaattaagtatgtagagcccggattagtccagaacacataaaaggggacgttttagtacttttccgttctaaaaaaggtactttttgaattttctataatattgaacctagaaacatgaaattaagtatgtagagcccggattagtccagaacacataaaaggggacgttttagtacttttccgttctaaaaaaaaggtactttttgaattttctataatattgaacctagaagcataaTGTacagcctggattaagtgaaacCCATAAAATGGAAGtttttggtagtttttcgttcttcaaaaggtactttttaaaatttctataatattgaacctagaaatatgaagttaaacatgtagagcccggattaatttagatcgtataaaatgggctacaataggcattttttgattttttgtaataaaattcgtaatgactgttttttaacacatcatggtgaagggtatataagattcggcacagtcgaatatataactcttacttgttgtatttacaattaattttttaaaaattttatttaaaatttagtttttcacaaaatcttaataattgttataaagcactttattaagctttttctatgattttcatttttgtttttttttgtgtattctaatgaaaatttttttatacgcTGTTGTTAATCAATTGTCgatttttttgctctttttttgcaattgttttttaaaatttttcttaaaaaaaaaaaaaaaaaaaacaaaattatattatcaaCTTAACAACAGGTGTGATATCCTTCTAAACAACGTctaacaatattattaaaatcaaaaactaaaGCTTCAATTATTAAACACCTACACTAAAagaacaaacaatttaaaaataatggttttcaaaACTTATGTGTAGAAATTTAGCAAACATCATTGCCacctataaataataaatattatcaaCAGTTGAACTATAATTATTAAGCAATTATTGTTTAAAgttaataatgaaaatgataaaaaaaacaactactttTAAGCTAAAGTAATACTAATGGacataaattaagaaattatgatttttttgatttaaatttatttaagtgctactaataaaaatgtttattttaaaattgctgAAAAAAAGATTTAGTTATATGTACAATGCTTTAGAACTAGTTTCAAGACTGATAAAGAACCACAAAAACTTACACAGAATCAACTTGGTAAATATCATTCGTTTCAACTTCAAAACagaaaagtttcaaaatttttaagttttttagaaaaaactcaaaatatttaaatttttgaaaaaatttcgaatattgaaatattacaaaaaacttaaaatattaaaattttgaaaaaaactcaaaatcttgaaattaaaaaaaaaaaatccaaaaaagtgaaatttttgaaaaaaaaaatgtttaatttaaaaaaaaaatccaaatattgaaattaaaaaattttaaatatttttaaataaattcaatatattaaatttttaaataaatccaaatttttaaatttttagaaaaaaattttagaaaaaaattccaaatatttaaatttttcgaaaaaattgtgaaatttttgaaaaaaaatgtttaatttaaaaaaaaatccaaatattgaaattaaaaaaatctaaatattgaaatttttaaataaattcaatatattgaaattttgaaaaaaatccaaatattcaaatttttagaaaaaattctaaatattgaaatttagaaaaaaattccaaatattgaaatttagaaaaaaattccaaatattgaaatttttcgaaaaaactagtgaaatttttgaaaaaaaaaatgtttaaattaaaaaaatatccaaatattgaaattaaaaaaaattctaaatatttaaatttttaaataaattcaatatattgaaattttagaaaaaaatccaaatattcaaatttttagaaaaaattctaaatattgaaattttagaaaaaattccaaatatttaaatttttagaaaaaattctaaatattgaaatattaggaaaaaaatgtttaatttaaaaaaacccaaatattgaaattaaaaaaattctaaatattgaaatttttaaataaattcaatatattgaaattttagaaaaaaaaatccaaatattaaaatttttagaaaaaattctaaataattttataaaaaaattccaaatatttaaatttttcgaaaaaatagtgaaatttttgaaaaaaaataaaaatgtttaattttaaaaaaattccaaatattgaaattttataaaaattctaaatattgaaattcgtgaaaaaattcagaaaaaaaatccaaatattcaaaatttttagaaaaaaactttatatattgaaattttaagaaaaatcaaaatcttaggaaaaaatcaaaatattgaaattttaggaaaactttaaaatattgaaattttttttaaaaattccagatattgaaatttaagaaaaattctaattattgaaattcttaaataaattcaagatattaaaatttgagagaaaaatccaaatattaaaatttttagaaaaaattctaaatattgaaattttaggaaaaaatcttattattgacatttttgaaaaaaatcaaaatattgaaatttaaaaaaaaaactttcaaatattgaaatttaaaaaaaaatcaaaatattgaaagtttagaaaaaaaacaataaaatagaattcaatatattgaaataaaatttaaaaaaatcctcaaaattaaagataaattaaaactactttaaatttgaaaattttggaagaaaaattaaactttttatttattattattttcaacaattattcaaaattaaaagcaatttcAAATTACTAGaattgaaaaattgaaaaattttgtaaaatattcaaattattgaaatttttaaaaaaattaaaaatatgttttgaaattctagaaaaaaaattaaattaaaagaaatttcaaaacattgAAAGTttcgattttttcaaaaaatttcaatataaactttttaatagttaaattttaagaaaaaatttcaaaatttaacaaaaatatattaaaccttaatcaatatcaaaataaaattgatttatgcTTAATATTAATAAggattcatttattttaaatttcaaaaaaaaatttgaaaatttttttaaaaaaagttaaattttaagaaaaaatttcaaaatgttgaaagtttcaaaatttaaacattgtatattaaactaaagcattagaaatgtataaattaaaaaaaaaacctaaaattaagATAACTAAAACCAAAAAGGATAAAGTGTTCCCACAGACAAAAAACTAagagttaaaaaaatgaaactaaaatatttttataaaaatagaacgCGTTGAGATCTTAAAAGAAACTCAATTAAACTATGTGTttagttttatatgtttttcttgtataatttttaaattttaaattgagatTTGTTGttcacatgttttttttttcttattttagttttatttttatttttaattaatattttttaattaatttaatttatttcactcACTCTCTCATCtctattttctttttctcattGTAGATCTATCTGTATGAATTTCTTGATCAACGTGAACTCAATTTCTATGATTATATTACAAGCACAAGTGATGaaagtgatgatgatgatgatgatgaggatgatgttgaataaatcatttaaaattaattaaatttccaaaaagaaaaaaaaaatcaaggttTTTATGCAAAACTTACTTACACATAACCACaagtaatatataaataactcTTACACTCAGCTAAACATTtacaaacagaaaatttatattaaaaatttaaagaagaaaaaaacaaactgaaaaacattattattacatatattctcaaaacaaacaaacaaaaaaagtattcaaatgaaaataataaccaaaaaataacaGCTAAAGATTAAGCCGAAAAAtcctaaaaaagaaacaaaatctgaaaaaaattctcttaCTCCTGCCCCTCCTGTTTGCTTGTGAAAGTTATCataacaaaactataaacatattaaaagtttttaattactaAAAAACTTAAACCTCAGTACACaggaaatattatatataaaaaaaacaaactccttaaaaatttctacatgaaatttaaatttatcttgAATTCTTGCTGCTGACCCTACTCCTCTCTAATCACTCATACTTTAATCACTGTtggaagaaaacaaaaaccaaatattcttaaaacttaataaaccAACTTAATGcaacgaaatttttaaaagaaatattaaatttatataaaaaaacttagagAATTGTaaccaagaaaaaaaacctGCCCTCGTTCCCTGTTTATcttatgaatttataaaatgttaagtttttccCTCTTTCTCTTtttaactctctctctctctctctctcttcttaaaactgaactataaagctaggttttcaattttattagtaaatcattaaacattattgttactttttttaaatgtattttttttttttgttaattttgtttattgaaatattttatgtttttaaaagtttcttttgttagtttcttttgttgaaattgaaatatttggCTTAAAGTATAAATAACGAATAAGGCTTCTCCAATCCAATCAGTCGGAAAACAAATTTGTTCTATTCACAATCAGTATTGTAttgttgtatcgtagtatgtcgtaactattttattattgatttgtttctgtttcaaaaaataattatgagaaaaaaattgtaagacATGCAACGCTACAACGATAGGACATCGCTGGATAGTGAGATTGTGAAGCGCGATGAGCTCTCAAATAAGCTctctttttctctttctctttcTTTCTTGTGTACCaatgtttaaaacaacaaacacaaccaGTCAGAGaagaaatttattcaattaacaATCAGTGTTGTACTGTTGTATAGTATGCATGtcgtaattattttattattgatttgtttctgttaaaagaacaaaaaaaaaattaggtgaaaaaattgtatgacatacaacgatacatcaatacgacatcgattgtgaattggacaattgtttACTCTAATAACTAAATgtcaacttttcttttaaatatgtcATCTAAAAGCTAGACTATCACTCGGATTATaccaaagttttatatttactacAAATAGAACAATTTCTTATAAGGTAGTCTTCGATTGGGTAGTATATCATTCGGACTAAAGACTTAATCCTTTGTTTCGACTTTACACTAGTATTTCGTATGGATTTGAAATCTATCAGTTAATATCTATCGTTTGAATTGTAACCATATCTATCTAATGTCAAAATCAAAACTTTGTTAGGAAAAGATAAATCTCTTTTATAACCAACATTTTCAAagccttttaaaattttaagccaaaatattttcaacaaaaacttgtgatttaaaattcttgaaatttgtttaaaagaaaacacattcattaaaatgtttctttataaaatttttgttgtatttgtttaatatatataaaagaaatttatttaataactctTTACACCATAAATACAAACCTTaactaaacatttcaaaaatgttctattttcaaagccaaaaaaaaaatttataaaaaaaataactaaatactaATTAGAAACTTccttgt
Proteins encoded:
- the LOC111682741 gene encoding uncharacterized protein LOC111682741, with amino-acid sequence MFQRSAAQLLAPAIRNAVQRRCQSVISSPPTQKVSFAEKLILGGGMCCATLVIPAWVLLHIKEYRGLK
- the LOC111682728 gene encoding probable E3 ubiquitin-protein ligase makorin-1 translates to MSTAALSTATAALSLEPSSSSEAAAAVAASSPVTTTSTFLTNPNTGETGELNVNASTSSSTTTSHLPLNPAICRYFQRGICRFGSMCRFSHDLTGGDIINNPTTTTAIPPAMTHERPSTSRHNWANAPVFIPKADHSGGEIFPTTDNMEQRSWADVVGASASRMAGPILTMQESASINEICPFEGTCPYGMYCAYAIHLELCEMCDQFCLHPTDEMQRKKHKKECLQQHEQAMELSFAIARSKDKTCGICFDTIMEKAGREKRFGILPNCNHIFCLECIRKWRQAKQFEHKITRSCPECRVASDFVCPSAFWVETKEEKDKLLGDYRKALGIKDCKYFKKGDGKCPFGNKCFYKHALPNGELVNVGCPKKARKLHRSNNEIMNLLDIYLYEFLDQRELNFYDYITSTSDESDDDDDDEDDVE